The genomic interval CGCGCGTCCCTCCCCTACGCCTACGACCTGGTCGCCTCGCTTGCCGGTGAACTCAAGGGCGGCAGCGCCGAGTTCACCGACAACCAGACCCCTCCCCCGTCGGAGAAGGAGCGCGGCCAGCTGCTGCGCGCCCTCGCCAGCGACGCCATCCGGGGCAGCCTGGAGCGCCACTTCGGCGTGGCCCTGGCCTTCCAGAACTGCCACCGGGTGGCGGCGTTCCGCCCGGAGTCGGTGGGCGGTGACACGTACGTCCGCTTCACTTCGGTGCGCTCGCAGGTGCTGAACCAGTCGCCGGAGTTCAGGGACTGCTGAGCGGATCCTCGTGCGCGTGATGAGAGGCCGGGCGGTGCGACCGCCCGGCCCCTCGTTCTCGTACCCGGGACTTCCGTCCCGGCCGTCACCGTGCCGAGGTCACCGCCGGTGCCGGCGCATACCCCGTCGGGCGGGCCGTGAAGGTGCCGCGGCCCTGCGTCCGGCTGCGCAACCTGGTCGCGTAGCCGAAGAGTTCGGCCATTGGCACGGTCGCCGTCACGACCGCCGAACCGCCGCGCGTGGCCGAGCCCGAGACCCGGCCGCGGCGGGCGGCGAGGTCGCCGAGGACCGCGCCGACGGCGTCCTCGGGCACGGTGACCGTGACCTCGACGACCGGTTCCAGGAGGACCATCGCGCAGGCGCGCAGGGCCTCCCGGAGGCCGAACCGGCCCGCGGTGCGGAACGCCGTGTCCGAGGAGTCCTTCACATGGGTCGAGCCGTCGGTGAGGGTGACGCGCAGCCCCGTCACCGGGTGCCCGCCGAGCGGCCCTTCGGCCAGGGCGTCCCGGCAGCCGGCCTCGACCGCGCGGACGTACTCCTGCGGGACCCGGCCGCCCACGACCGTGGAGCGGAACTCGAAGGCCGCCTCCAAGGGCTCGACATCCAGCACGACATGCGCGAACTGCCCCGCGCCGCCGTCCTGTTTGACGTGCCGGTAGGCCAGCCCGGACACCCCGTGCCCGACCGTCTCGCGGTAACTCACCTTCGGACGGCCGACGTTGAGCGACAGCCCGTGCTCGCGCCGCACCTTCTCCACCGCGACCTCCAGATGCAGTTCACCCATGCCGGACAGCAGGGTCTGGCCGGTCTCGGCGTCCGTGCGGACGACCAGCGAGGGGTCCTCCTCGGCCAGCCGGGCGAGCGCGGAGGCCAACCGGTCGGTGTCCACGGACCGCCCCGCCTCGACGGCCACCGACACGACCGGCTCGGCTGTGCTGGGCGGTTCGAGCACGAGCGGGGCGTCCGGCGCGCACAGGGTCGAGCCGGCGCGGGCCGACTTCAGCCCGACGACGGCGACGATGTCACCGGCGACCGCCCGTTCCAACGGCGCGTGCCGGTCGGCCTGCACCCGCAGGATCCGTCCGACGCGCTCGGTGCGCCGCGTGCCCGCGTCCCACACGGTGGCTCCCTTCTCGATCGTTCCCGAGTACACGCGTACGTACGTCAGCCGTCCCGTGGCCGTGGCGTTCACCTTGAACGCCAGCGCCGCAAGGGGCGCCGCCGGATCGCCGGCCCTCTCCTCGCCGTTCACCCCTCGTACGGCGGGCACGTCGAGCGGCGACGGCAGATACGCCACGACCGCGTCCAGCAACGGTTCGATGCCGCGGTTGCGGTAGGCCGAGCCGCACAGGACGACCACGCCGTCGCCGCTGTGGGTGAGGTCCCGCAGGGCGGCGGTGAGGGTGTCCGCGGAGAGGGTCTCCCGGTCGCAGAACTCCTCCAGGGCGGCGGGGTGGCGTTCGGCGACGGCCTCCTCAAGGAGCCGGCGTCGCTTGAGCGCTTCCCCGCGCAGAGCGGCGGGCACCGGCCCGTCCTGCGCCGCCTCACCGGAGTCGGACCAGGTCAGCGCCCGCATCCGCACCAGGTCGACGACGCCGGTGAAGCCGTCCTCGCTGCCGATGGGCAACTGCACGACCAGCGGCGCCGGATGCAGCCGCCGCCGGATCGACTCGACAGCCGCGTCCAGGTCGGCGCCCGCGCGGTCCAGCTTGTTGACGAAGGCGATCCTGGGCACACCGTGCCGGTCCGCCTGCCGCCACACCGACTCGCTCTGCGGCTCCACGCCCGCGACCGCGTCGAACACCGCGACCGCCCCGTCGAGCACCCGGAGCGAACGCTCCACCTCGTCGGCGAAGTCGACATGCCCCGGGGTGTCGATCAGGTTGAGGCGGTGCCCGTCCCAGGCGCAGCTCACGGCCGCCGCGAAGATGGTGATCCCGCGGTCCCGCTCCTGCGGGTCGAAGTCGGTGACGGTCGTGCCGTCATGGACCTCGCCGCGCTTGTGCGTGGTTCCGGTGGCGAACAGGATCCGCTCGGTGACGGTGGTCTTGCCGGCATCGACGTGGGCGAGGATGCCGAGGTTGCGGACGGCGGCGAGCGGGTGGGATGTGTGGGTGCGCACGGCCCATGGCCTTTCAGGTGCTGTGATGACAGGGCTGCGCGATGGCCCGTACGACGACATGACGGCACGTCATACAGGCGTGCCGCGGTGGTACTCGACCGTTCAGACAGTCGTCGCGGGCATCCGGTGCCGGCCGCGCAGCGGGCACCGGAGGGTCCAGGACACGAGGATCACGTCGTACGACGTCCGGGGAACGGCGACAGCTGTGCGCACGCACATGGCCGTACTCCCCTCACTCGTCGTCCCTGGTCATGGCGAGTGTAGGGAGCCGGCCCGGCCCGGCGCACGGGGTTTTCCTGCGGCCGCGGTCAGCGGCGCAGGCCCTGGAGGCCGTCGTAGGCGGACATGACGAGGTCCATGCCGCGGGTGTCCTCGGCGGGTTCACGCATCTGGTCGGTCGCGTAGGCGACCACCATGCGGGCCTCGGGGTCGATCACGACCAGGGAGCCGCCCCAGCCGCCCCAGCCGAAGGAGGTCCCGAAGAGGCCGAAGCCGAGGCCGTACCGCTGGGTCATGCCGATCACGCGGTCCTCGCCGCTGAACTGCTCCTCGCGGGCGCGCTCGGCTCCCGCCGCCGACAGCAGCCGGACACCCCCGACCGTTCCTCCGCAGGCGAGCGCGGACTGTACGAGCGCGACCGAGCGGGCGTTGCCGAACCCGCTCGCGGCGGGGATCTCCGCGCGCCGCCACGCGACGCTGTTGGCGTCCCTGACGCGCATCGCGGTCCCCGCGGCGGGTGTCGCGTCGGGCCCGGGGGCGCCCGCGGTGTAGTCCTCGTCCCGGCCGGGCGGCGGGAGGGTACGGGCGACCCGGTGGTCGTGTCCGGCGGCGAGCCCGATGTGGAAGTCGGCGCCGAGGGGGCCGGTGACGTCCTCGGCGAGGAACGCGCCGATCGTGCGGCCGGTGATCCTGCGCACGACCTCGCCGACCAGGAAGCCCTGGGTGAGCGAGTGGTAGCCGGCCGCGGTGCCGGGCTCCCACAGGAGCGGCTGCGCGGCGAGGCGGGCGGTGGCGGCCGACCAGTCGTAGAGTTCCTCGACCGGGCCCTCCCAGTGGGGCAGGCCGGCGGTGTGCGACAGCAGGTGCCGTACCAGCACCTTGTCCTTGCCGGCGGCGGCGAACTCCGGCCAGTACCGGGCGACCGGGGCGTCCAGGTCGAGATCGCCGCGGTCGGCGAGGATGAGCGCGCACAGCGCCGTCATCGTCTTGGTCGTGGAGAAGACGTTGGTGATCGTGTCCCGCTCCCACGGAGCCGTCCGGCCGGCGTCGGCGAAGCCGCCCCAGACATCCACGACCGGTTCACCGTCCACGAAGACGGCCACGGAGCCGCCGACATCCCCCTCGTCCAAGAGCTCCGCCAGCTTGTTGGGGACCGCGGAGAACAGCTCGTCGTATGTGCCCTGGATGTCGGCCATGCCGGGTATTGAGCCCCTGCCGGGCGGTCCGCGTCAACCGAATTAGGGCGCCCGGTGGACCGTAACGCGAAAGACCCCACAGGAAGTGGGGTCTCACTGGTGTCCGAGGGGGGACTTGAACCCCCACGCCCGATAAAGGGCACTAGCACCTCAAGCTAGCGCGTCTGCCATTCCGCCACCCGGACGAGGTGTCTGCCGCCTTGACGGGGGTGTTCCCCGTGGCGACACGCACAACAATACCAAGCTTTCGGAGTGCCCTTCACCTGCATATCCGTCCGGCGAGGGTCCATGAAGACAGTATTCTGTATACTGTTGGCCACCAAACGGCCCCGGCTCGGAGGCGACATGGAAGATCTGGATTCCGCGGTGGTGCTGGGCATGGCAGACCAGGCACCCGACGGCATAGTGATCACCGACAGGGAAGGGCTGATCCGCTACTGGAACCGGGGTGCGGAGCGCATCTTCGGGTTCGCGGCGGCCGAGGTGACGGGGCAGAGCCTGGACGTCATCATTCCCGAGCGGCACCGCAAGCGGCACCAGGAAGGCTTCGACGCGGCCATGGAGCGGGGGTCCAGCAAGTACGGCGACGCGGATCTGCTGAACGTGCCCGCACTGGCGGCGGACGGCCGCAAGCTGTCCATCGAGTTCAGCGTGGTGCTGCTCTCGGGTCCCGACGGCAGCCCCTACTGCGGCGCGGTCGTCCGGGACGTCACCGCGCGGCGCGAGCGGGAGCGGGAGCTGATGCGGCGCCGGGCCGAGGCGTCGGTCTGAGCACCGGACCACAGCGAAAGGGGCCGTGACCTGTGAGGTCACGGCCCCTTTCAGCGCAGTGCTCAGACGATGACTCCGCTCTCCTTCAGCCGACCGATGGTCTCCTCGTCGTAGCCCAGTTCCACCAGGACCTCGGAGCTGTGCTCGCCCAGCAGCGGGGCGCCGACGACCTCCGGCTCGAAGGAGGAGAACTTCACCGGGCTGCCGACCGTCAGATAGGTGCCGCGGCCCTTCTGCTCGACCTCGACGACTGTGCCGCTCCTGCGCAGGTCCTCGTCGTAGGCGATCTCCTTCAAGCTCATCACCGGGGCGCAGGGCACCTCCCACTCCCGCAGGATGTTCACCGCCTCGTACTTCGTCTTGTCCGCGAGCCACTTCTCGATCTCCTCGAAGATCTCGAAGATGTGCGACTGGCGGGCGCGCGCGGTGGCGTACTCGGGGTCCTCGGCCCACTCGGGGTGGCCGATCACCTCGGCGGTGCGCTTCCAGTTCTGCTCCTGGACGGTGAAGTAGATGTACGCGTTGGGGTCGTCCTCCCAGCCCTTGCACTTGAGGACCCAGCCGGGCTGGCCGCCGCCGCCCGCGTTGCCGCCGCGCGGCACCACGTCGGTGAACTCGCCGTTCGGGTACTGCGGATACTCCTCCAGGTAGCCGACCCGCTCCAGGCGCTGCTGGTCGCGCAGCTTGACGCGGCACAGGTTGAGCACGGCGTCCTGCATGGAGACGGAGACCTTCTGGCCCCGGCCGGTCTTCCCGCGGTCGATGATCGCGGTGAGGATGCCGATCGCCAGGTGCATCCCGGTGTTGGTGTCGCCGATGGCGGCTCCGGAGATGGTGGGCGGGCCGTCCCAGAAGCCGGTGGTGGAGGCGGCGCCGCCCGCGCACTGGGCGACGTTCTCGTAGACCTTGAGGTCGTTCCAGGACGACTGGTCGTTGAAGCCCTTCACCGAGCCGAAGATGAGCCGCGGGTTGAGCTCCTGGATGCGTTCCCAGGTGAAACCCATGCGGTCCAGGGCGCCGGGGGCGAAGTTCTCCACCAGGACGTCGGCGTCCTTGATGAGCTTCTCCAGGACCTCCTTGCCCTCGGCGGTCTTGGTGTTGATGGCCAGGGACCGCTTGTTGCTGTTGAGCATCGTGAAGTAGAGCGCGTCCAGGTCCTCGATGTCCCGCAGCTGACGGCGCGTCACGTCGCCGCCGTTGGGGCGCTCCACCTTCAGCACGTCGGCGCCGAACCAGGCGAGCATCTGCGTGCAGGCGGGACCGGCCTGGACCCCGGTGAAGTCGATCACCTTGATTCCGGCGAGCGGCTTTTCACTCATGTGTGCTTCCTTTTCGTGAAGTTGCGTGGTCACTTCGTGGCCGGCGTGATGTTGCCGACGGTGATGCCCTTGGGGTTCAGGTGCGAGATGTGGCCGCTCTCGGTGCCGGCCGAGGGGTCGATCACGCAGTCGATGAGCGCCGGGCCTCCGGAGGCGAGGGCCTCGGTGAGCGCCGCGGTGACCTCGGCGGGCGTGGTGGCCCGGTAGCCCTTGCCGCCGAACGCCTCGATGAGCAGGTCGTGGCGGGCCGCCGACATGAGGGTCGTGGGCGCGGGCGCGTCGTCGTACGGGTTGGTATCGTCACCGCGGTAGACACCGCCGTTGTTCATGATCACGGTGACGACGGGCAGCTTGTAACGGCAGATCGTCTCGATCTCGATGCCGCTGAACCCGAAGGCGCTGTCGCCCTCGACGGCCACGACCGGGGCGCCGCTCTCGACGGCGGCGGCGATGGCGTAGCCCATGCCGATGCCCATGACGCCCCACGTGCCGCTGTCGAGGCGGTGCCGCGGTACATGCATGTCGATGACGTTGCGCGCGATGTCCAGAGCGTTGGCGCCCTCGTTGACGATGTACGTCTCCGGGTGCGCGCGCACGACATCGCGTACGGCCTTCAGGGCGCCCATGAACTGCATGGGGTGCGGGTCGGCCTCCAGCCGCTTCGCCATCTTGGCGACGTTCTGCGCCGAGCGTGCCCCGAGTTCCTCGCGCCAGGCCGAAGGGGCCGTGATCTGGCCGGGCTTGGTGCGTTCGGCGAGCGCGTCGAGCACGGACTCGATGTCACCGACGAGGGGTGCGGCGATGGGCTGGTTGCTGTCCATCTCCTTGGGGTCGATGTCGATCTGGACGAACTCGGCGTCGGGGTTCCACCCCGTCTGGCCATGACCCAGAAGCCAGTTGAGGCGCGCGCCGATCAGCATTACGACGTCGGCCTTCTTCAGCGCCAGGGAGCGGGCGGTGGCGGCCGACTGCGGGTGGTCGTCCGGCAGCAGGCCCTTCGCCATCGACATCGGTACGTAGGGGATGCCGGTCGACTCGATGAACTGCCGTACCTTGGCGTCCGCCTGGGCGTACGCGGCGCCCTTGCCGAGGACCACCAGCGGGCGCTCGGCGGAGGCGAGCAGCTCGATCGCCCGGTCCACCGCCTCCGGCGCCGGGAGCTGGCGCGGGGCGGGGTCGACGAGGCGGCTCAGTGTCCGGTCACCCTCCGCCTTGGGCAGGATGGCACCGAGCACCGCGGCGGGGATGTCGAGATAGACACCGCCAGGGCGCCCGGAGATCGCGGTGCGCAGGGCGCGGGCGATGCCGCGGCCGATGTCCTCGACCCGGCTGACCCGGTAGGCGGCCTTCACGAACGGCTGCGCGGCGGCGAGTTGGTCCATCTCCTCGTAGTCGCCCTGCTTGAGGTCGACGAGGTGGCGCTCACTGGAGCCGGAGATCTGGACCATGGGGAAGCAGTTGGTGGTCGCGTTCGCCAGCGCGACCAGGCCGTTCAGGAAGCCGGGGGCCGAGACCGTGAGGGCCACGCCGGGCTTCTTGTTGAGGTAGCCGGCGATGGCGGCCGCGTGTCCGGCGTTGCTCTCGTGGCGGAAACCGATGTAGCGGATGCCCTGCGCCTGGGCGAGCCGGGCCAGGTCGGTGATCGGGATGCCGACCACCCCGTAGATGGTGTCGACGTCGTTCATCCTGAGCGCGTCGACGACCAGGTGGTAC from Streptomyces sp. CC0208 carries:
- a CDS encoding SCO5389 family protein, whose protein sequence is MSLDVSPKLLAEAEQGTIREEDFVDTVRASLPYAYDLVASLAGELKGGSAEFTDNQTPPPSEKERGQLLRALASDAIRGSLERHFGVALAFQNCHRVAAFRPESVGGDTYVRFTSVRSQVLNQSPEFRDC
- the oxc gene encoding oxalyl-CoA decarboxylase, with translation MTAPSTLETAAAADVPTELTDGYHLVVDALRMNDVDTIYGVVGIPITDLARLAQAQGIRYIGFRHESNAGHAAAIAGYLNKKPGVALTVSAPGFLNGLVALANATTNCFPMVQISGSSERHLVDLKQGDYEEMDQLAAAQPFVKAAYRVSRVEDIGRGIARALRTAISGRPGGVYLDIPAAVLGAILPKAEGDRTLSRLVDPAPRQLPAPEAVDRAIELLASAERPLVVLGKGAAYAQADAKVRQFIESTGIPYVPMSMAKGLLPDDHPQSAATARSLALKKADVVMLIGARLNWLLGHGQTGWNPDAEFVQIDIDPKEMDSNQPIAAPLVGDIESVLDALAERTKPGQITAPSAWREELGARSAQNVAKMAKRLEADPHPMQFMGALKAVRDVVRAHPETYIVNEGANALDIARNVIDMHVPRHRLDSGTWGVMGIGMGYAIAAAVESGAPVVAVEGDSAFGFSGIEIETICRYKLPVVTVIMNNGGVYRGDDTNPYDDAPAPTTLMSAARHDLLIEAFGGKGYRATTPAEVTAALTEALASGGPALIDCVIDPSAGTESGHISHLNPKGITVGNITPATK
- a CDS encoding EstA family serine hydrolase, translated to MADIQGTYDELFSAVPNKLAELLDEGDVGGSVAVFVDGEPVVDVWGGFADAGRTAPWERDTITNVFSTTKTMTALCALILADRGDLDLDAPVARYWPEFAAAGKDKVLVRHLLSHTAGLPHWEGPVEELYDWSAATARLAAQPLLWEPGTAAGYHSLTQGFLVGEVVRRITGRTIGAFLAEDVTGPLGADFHIGLAAGHDHRVARTLPPPGRDEDYTAGAPGPDATPAAGTAMRVRDANSVAWRRAEIPAASGFGNARSVALVQSALACGGTVGGVRLLSAAGAERAREEQFSGEDRVIGMTQRYGLGFGLFGTSFGWGGWGGSLVVIDPEARMVVAYATDQMREPAEDTRGMDLVMSAYDGLQGLRR
- the fusA gene encoding elongation factor G; the protein is MRTHTSHPLAAVRNLGILAHVDAGKTTVTERILFATGTTHKRGEVHDGTTVTDFDPQERDRGITIFAAAVSCAWDGHRLNLIDTPGHVDFADEVERSLRVLDGAVAVFDAVAGVEPQSESVWRQADRHGVPRIAFVNKLDRAGADLDAAVESIRRRLHPAPLVVQLPIGSEDGFTGVVDLVRMRALTWSDSGEAAQDGPVPAALRGEALKRRRLLEEAVAERHPAALEEFCDRETLSADTLTAALRDLTHSGDGVVVLCGSAYRNRGIEPLLDAVVAYLPSPLDVPAVRGVNGEERAGDPAAPLAALAFKVNATATGRLTYVRVYSGTIEKGATVWDAGTRRTERVGRILRVQADRHAPLERAVAGDIVAVVGLKSARAGSTLCAPDAPLVLEPPSTAEPVVSVAVEAGRSVDTDRLASALARLAEEDPSLVVRTDAETGQTLLSGMGELHLEVAVEKVRREHGLSLNVGRPKVSYRETVGHGVSGLAYRHVKQDGGAGQFAHVVLDVEPLEAAFEFRSTVVGGRVPQEYVRAVEAGCRDALAEGPLGGHPVTGLRVTLTDGSTHVKDSSDTAFRTAGRFGLREALRACAMVLLEPVVEVTVTVPEDAVGAVLGDLAARRGRVSGSATRGGSAVVTATVPMAELFGYATRLRSRTQGRGTFTARPTGYAPAPAVTSAR
- a CDS encoding PAS domain S-box protein, which gives rise to MEDLDSAVVLGMADQAPDGIVITDREGLIRYWNRGAERIFGFAAAEVTGQSLDVIIPERHRKRHQEGFDAAMERGSSKYGDADLLNVPALAADGRKLSIEFSVVLLSGPDGSPYCGAVVRDVTARRERERELMRRRAEASV
- the frc gene encoding formyl-CoA transferase — translated: MSEKPLAGIKVIDFTGVQAGPACTQMLAWFGADVLKVERPNGGDVTRRQLRDIEDLDALYFTMLNSNKRSLAINTKTAEGKEVLEKLIKDADVLVENFAPGALDRMGFTWERIQELNPRLIFGSVKGFNDQSSWNDLKVYENVAQCAGGAASTTGFWDGPPTISGAAIGDTNTGMHLAIGILTAIIDRGKTGRGQKVSVSMQDAVLNLCRVKLRDQQRLERVGYLEEYPQYPNGEFTDVVPRGGNAGGGGQPGWVLKCKGWEDDPNAYIYFTVQEQNWKRTAEVIGHPEWAEDPEYATARARQSHIFEIFEEIEKWLADKTKYEAVNILREWEVPCAPVMSLKEIAYDEDLRRSGTVVEVEQKGRGTYLTVGSPVKFSSFEPEVVGAPLLGEHSSEVLVELGYDEETIGRLKESGVIV